From one Bacteroidetes bacterium SB0662_bin_6 genomic stretch:
- the glmM gene encoding phosphoglucosamine mutase: MSTTLIASVSGIRGIFGNGLDPEVLARYAGAYGAWCLRRAASAGRDPVVVVGRDARVSGEICASIVIATLRSAGIDVVDTGLATTPTVEMAVTALSASGGIVLSASHNPPEWNALKLLNEKGEFLSPEEGKEVLHLAESGKADVAPPNSPGGYRQEDFLAYHIDRILALEYIDVETIARKDFSVVIDAVNSVGGIALPPLLKRLGVREERIHCLHCEPTGLFAHPAEPLQEHLSELIETVAAMDADAGFAVDPDADRLALVADGGTYMGEELTQVIAADFMWRIRAGSFVTNLSSSRAIDDVAVSFGQQVFRSPVGEIHVVKKMQEAGAVLGGEGNGGVILPDLHYGRDALVGAALVLQHMANRSESLSAMKARLPKYVLSKNKVSVGEHDPGSLLAALAERYREYDTNTIDGLKIDFEDAWVHLRKSNTEPIVRIYAEAPSQKRASKLAARFIAEIETAANDSSVSDR; this comes from the coding sequence ATGTCGACGACACTTATCGCCTCTGTTTCAGGAATTCGCGGCATTTTCGGCAACGGACTGGACCCCGAAGTGCTTGCCCGCTATGCCGGCGCCTATGGCGCATGGTGCCTTCGGCGGGCTGCTTCTGCGGGGCGGGATCCGGTGGTGGTCGTTGGGCGCGATGCCCGCGTCAGCGGGGAAATATGCGCTTCCATCGTAATCGCCACGCTGCGAAGCGCGGGTATCGATGTGGTCGATACCGGGCTGGCCACCACACCCACGGTCGAAATGGCCGTGACTGCCCTAAGCGCTTCGGGGGGAATCGTCCTGTCGGCCTCGCACAACCCGCCCGAATGGAATGCGCTGAAGCTATTGAATGAAAAGGGCGAATTTCTCAGTCCGGAGGAGGGGAAGGAAGTACTGCACCTTGCCGAAAGCGGGAAAGCGGACGTAGCTCCACCGAATTCTCCGGGTGGATACAGACAGGAAGATTTCCTTGCGTATCATATCGACCGCATTCTTGCCCTCGAATACATAGATGTCGAGACCATTGCCCGCAAGGATTTTTCCGTGGTGATCGATGCCGTCAATTCTGTGGGCGGCATTGCCTTGCCGCCCCTGCTGAAGCGGCTGGGGGTCCGGGAAGAGCGTATTCACTGCCTGCATTGCGAGCCTACGGGCCTTTTTGCGCACCCCGCCGAGCCGCTTCAGGAGCATCTTTCCGAGTTGATAGAGACCGTGGCCGCAATGGATGCGGATGCAGGGTTTGCAGTAGATCCCGACGCGGACCGTCTGGCCCTGGTGGCTGATGGCGGAACGTACATGGGCGAAGAGTTGACCCAGGTGATTGCCGCTGACTTCATGTGGCGGATCCGGGCGGGCTCGTTTGTTACCAACCTTTCTTCCTCGCGCGCCATCGATGATGTGGCTGTCTCATTCGGCCAGCAGGTGTTTCGCTCGCCGGTGGGGGAGATTCATGTGGTGAAGAAAATGCAGGAGGCGGGTGCGGTGCTGGGGGGCGAGGGCAATGGCGGCGTCATTCTGCCCGATCTGCATTACGGGAGAGATGCCCTCGTGGGCGCTGCGCTCGTTTTGCAGCACATGGCGAATCGCAGCGAGTCGCTTTCGGCCATGAAGGCGCGTCTTCCGAAGTACGTGTTGAGCAAGAACAAGGTGTCTGTGGGTGAACATGATCCCGGAAGCTTGCTTGCCGCCCTGGCGGAGCGCTACCGGGAGTATGACACGAACACCATCGACGGTCTCAAGATCGACTTCGAGGATGCATGGGTGCACCTGCGCAAATCCAATACGGAACCCATTGTCCGTATTTATGCAGAGGCGCCCTCGCAGAAGCGTGCCTCAAAGCTGGCTGCCCGGTTTATTGCCGAAATCGAAACGGCGGCAAACGATAGCTCCGTTTCGGACCGCTGA